In Plasmodium falciparum 3D7 genome assembly, chromosome: 13, the following are encoded in one genomic region:
- a CDS encoding glycerol-3-phosphate 1-O-acyltransferase, which yields MIKFSVLSFLTTLFLVVLKFHVVKNVKNKSCFLNTFGVSPIVTKLFPKYIDKSINRKVPITCKKSKIITFLNNNIYEDAYDRIMNKLDLLIKESYDITDHINTFKGFLRKYLYEIKKHKSCSSQDFLNNFLIYIDTFKKYQNYEFPNIHRYDQTLYEWSLKFWSELIDKKNSKFLGISNIKKIEEWRDKGHNIIIFSNHHIEADANIIKYFFHIQDSEQISRNIIFIGGHKIRVDPLSRPFSVTANLLCIYSKKYIENPPHLKEEKTLFNHKSLNVLRNLLNKGKQIIWLAPSGGRDRKGADGKIHISPFDPKIIQTFNVFAKRSKVKTHFIGLALNTYNICPPPNTIDVDEIEKERTCNYSPVYLNLGQDIFDLYPNMDEGQITTYLYNYVNQLYKQIS from the coding sequence ATGATTAAATTTTCTGTTCTTTCCTTTTTAACAACATTATTTCTTGTTGTACTTAAATTCCATGTTGTAaagaatgtaaaaaataaatcatgtTTCCTAAATACGTTTGGTGTATCTCCTATTGTAACAAAGCTATTTcctaaatatatagataaaagTATAAATAGAAAAGTTCCTATTACAtgtaaaaaaagtaaaattataacatttttaaataataatatatatgaagatgCCTACGATAGAATAATGAACAAATTAGATTTATTGATAAAAGAGAGTTATGATATTACAGATCATATTAATACTTTTAAAGGTTTTTTAAGGAAATAtctatatgaaataaaaaagcaTAAATCTTGTTCTTCACAAGATTTcttaaataattttctaatttatattgatacatttaaaaaataccAAAATTATGAGTTTCCTAATATTCATAGATATGATCAAACGTTATATGAATGGTCTTTAAAATTTTGGTCTGAGTTGatagacaaaaaaaattcgAAATTTCTTGGTatttcaaatataaaaaaaatagaagaatGGAGAGATAAAggacataatataataatatttagtAATCACCATATTGAAGCAGAtgcaaatataataaaatatttttttcacattCAAGACTCTGAACAAATTtcaagaaatattatttttataggtGGACATAAAATTAGAGTGGATCCTTTGTCAAGACCATTTAGTGTAACAGCTAAtcttttatgtatatattcgaaaaaatatattgagaATCCTCCAcatttaaaagaagaaaaaacttTATTTAATCATAAATCATTAAATGTTTTAcgaaatttattaaataaagggAAGCAAATTATTTGGCTTGCTCCAAGTGGAGGGAGAGATAGAAAAGGAGCTGATGGAAAAATACACATTTCCCCTTTTGACCCCAAAATTATACAAACATTTAATGTTTTTGCAAAAAGATCCAAGGTGAAAACACATTTTATAGGATTAGCTCTGAatacttataatatatgtccACCACCCAATACAATTGATGTAGATGAAATTGAAAAAGAGAGAACTTGTAATTACTCACCTGTATACTTAAATTTAGGGCAAGatatttttgatttatatCCAAATATGGATGAGGGACAAATAACAACAtatctttataattatgtaaatcAATTGTATAAACAAATCAGTTGA
- a CDS encoding 40S ribosomal protein S19, with the protein MEDANKPKKRTFRTFQYRGVDLDKLLDLSQDELIKLFKARQRRKFQRGISKKAKSLLKKIRKSKKNCEPGEKPNPVPTHLRNMTIIPEMVGSIVAVHNGKQYTNVEIKPEMIGYYLGEFSITYKHTRHGKPGIGATHSSRFIPLK; encoded by the exons atg gAGGATGCAAATAAGCCCAAGAAGAGAACCTTTCGTACCTTTCAATATAGAGGTGTTGATTTAGATAAGTTATTAGACTTAAGCCAAGATGaacttataaaattatttaaagcAAGACAAAGAAGAAAGTTCCAAAGAGGAATAAGCAAGAAAGCTAAAtcacttttaaaaaaaattagaaaatctaaaaaaaattgtgaaCCAGGAGAAAAGCCAAATCCTGTCCCTACCCATTTAAGAAATATGACCATCATACCAGAAATGGTAGGATCTATTGTAGCTGTACATAATGGTAAACAATATACGAATGTAGAAATTAAACCAGAAATGATTGGTTATTATCTTGGTGAATTTTCAATTACTTATAAACACACAAGACATGGAAAACCAGGTATTGGAGCTACACATTCATCTCGTTTCATTCcattaaaataa
- a CDS encoding nucleolar complex protein 4, putative: protein METKKKHSSGVSSSTASSATNEICLLFKLIQESHNRKYIINKLTELFLLIYKERLKRMLLYCSNVEEGRNDNNINSDINNFDEKLKYFFRKDSIIFDIPRKQKGYNKYDEWLDVCFEKFLNLLFQLLKNDDEIFVKKSLSILFGSLQFELKIFEKLMKTNYDNNNNNNNNNSNNLYSNDNINVYDNNLNKITEDEGGKKYFPIKLYRRIIIELLNMEHISVNTIKHICKSYICFYYDLDYFFLCIYNSLCNENKYVDSKKKKNNDPSNVDTNKKNNNNNNNNDNNVESTKEKEQNGCNFNFPKDNHNINLLIFIILINSIKPYKKVCLNTNENNKKKKKIYLKKFKKHDLFIDDQENVSRKRKKIYNNNNNNNNNNNNNNSQVHINKYYKFSEINDSHVNKNEVKKKKNNIFENYYSDDSSSIKHLSSSSDDENKLDEEDFLKDVNLINNMNSDMDFSDDMLLENTKEKITNKIKERKNNFFINIHIDDKLYCNIYSSCWFYFITTHVHIYTMILQLLHSIPVYVFPYTNNPYYLIDFFNISFYKSPNLYISLAALPGIFHILTELNVGNVINENNYSNINITKLENEKKDNLINDVMIKEEHISDEEKKEKLNISPNNSNNENVKEEDCNIEDNKSDQSNNNTISHNDDDDEEEEEEEEEEEDEDATKESNIFNDENKLNNNMYTDYYKRLYELITPASFYYDDTHFLKIIHLSIKNKMIPIYYILSFLKKLLRIGCLTSYNISINILSVVYDILNYFKNELYEAMFISSSLFMIMDFKKDSFCYDNLLENFDKDKIMGMLKMNSLFLKDTCRQDEDDPLIKKTKNESSYEFHNNINHIEGSNKGHIIINDDDEKKKKNLFNIQECIPEKYKINMNKLNKKQLYMINHIFYEIILINNHICDNLKFYSNVYYYNFDKDSSYKSHDFYNDPSKMNWLKETSLFSSLKNFLSFKKKRKTETTPTTTQNKIGTLFL, encoded by the coding sequence atggaaacaaaaaagaaacattCGTCAGGTGTTTCCTCGTCAACAGCATCATCTGCGACAAACGAGATATGTttgttatttaaattaatacaAGAATCTCATAAtaggaaatatattataaataaattgactgaactttttttattaatatataaagaaaggTTGAAGagaatgttattatattgttcAAACGTTGAAGAAGGAaggaatgataataatataaatagtgatataaataatttcgatgaaaaattaaaatatttttttcgaAAGGATTCAATAATTTTTGATATTCCaagaaaacaaaaaggatataacaaatatgatGAATGGTTAGATGTATGTTTTgagaaatttttaaatttattatttcagttattaaaaaatgatgatgaaatatTTGTTAAGAAAAGTCTCTCCATATTATTTGGATCTTTACAATTTGAATTAAAGATATTTGAAAAGTTGATGAAAacaaattatgataataataataataataataataacaactctaataatttatattcgaatgataatataaatgtatatgataataatttaaataagatAACTGAAGATGAGGGTGGAAAGAAATACTTCcctataaaattatacagACGAATTATTATTGAACTTTTAAATATGGAGCATATAAGTGTTAATACtataaaacatatttgtaaaagctatatatgtttttactATGACcttgattattttttcttatgtatatataatagtctATGTAATGAAAACAAATATGTAGAttcgaagaaaaaaaagaataatgacCCTAGTAATGTTGATacgaataagaaaaataataacaacaataataataatgataacaacGTAGAATCAACGAAAGAAAAGGAACAAAATGGatgtaattttaattttccaAAGGATAACCATAATATCAatctattaatttttattatcctaATAAACTCCATTAAACCATATAAAAAAGTATGTCTTAATACAaatgagaataataaaaaaaaaaaaaaaatatatttgaaaaaatttaaaaaacatGATTTGTTCATAGATGATCAAGAAAATGTatcaagaaaaagaaaaaaaatatataacaacaacaataataataataataataataataataataattcacaAGTACATATCAATAAATACTATAAATTTTCAGAAATCAATGATTCCCATgtgaataaaaatgaagtaaaaaaaaaaaaaaacaatatatttgaaaattattatagtGATGATAGTAGTAGTATTAAACATTTATCTTCAAGTtcagatgatgaaaataaattagaTGAAGAAGATTTTTTAAAGGatgtaaatttaataaataatatgaatagtgATATGGATTTTTCTGATGATATGTTATTAGAAAATaccaaagaaaaaattacgaataaaataaaagaaagaaaaaataatttctttataaatatacatatagatgataaattatattgtaatatatattcaagttgttggttttattttataacaacacatgttcatatatatacaatgatattacaattattacATTCTATACCAGTATATGTATTTccatatacaaataatccatattatttaattgacttttttaatatttcattttataaatcaCCAAACCTATATATTTCCTTAGCTGCATTGCCCggtatatttcatattttaacaGAATTAAATGTAGGTAATGtgataaatgaaaataattatagtaatataaatattacaaaacTAGAAAACGAAAAGAaagataatttaataaatgatgTGATGATAAAAGAGGAACACATATCTGATGAAGagaaaaaagagaaattaaatatatcaccaaacaatagtaataatgaaaatgtaaaAGAAGAAGATTGTAATATAGAGGATAATAAAAGTGATCagagtaataataatactataaGTCATaacgatgatgatgatgaggAGGAGGAGGAGGAGGAGGAGGAGGAGGAGGATGAAGATGCTACGAAAGAAAGTAACATTTTTAATGAtgaaaacaaattaaataataatatgtatacagattattataaaagattatatgaattaataaCTCCTGCTagtttttattatgatgatacacactttttaaaaattattcatttatccataaaaaataaaatgatacctatatattatattctttcctttttaaaaaaattattacgtATAGGATGTCTAacttcatataatatatctattaatattttaagtgTTGTATacgatatattaaattattttaaaaatgaattatatgaaGCTATGTTTATTTCATCTTCTCTATTTATGATTATGGATTTTAAAAAGGATTCCTTTTGTTATGATAATTTGTTAGAAAATTTTGACAAAGATAAAATTATGGGAATGTTAAAAAtgaattctttatttttaaaggaCACATGTCGTCAAGATGAAGATGATCCtcttattaaaaaaacaaaaaacgaAAGTTCATATGaatttcataataatattaatcatatTGAAGGTAGTAATAAAggtcatataattataaatgatgatgatgaaaaaaaaaaaaaaaatttgtttaaTATACAGGAGTGTATCCCTGAaaagtataaaataaatatgaataaattaaaCAAGAAACAACTTTATATGattaatcatatattttatgaaattattttaataaataatcatatatgtgataatttaaaattttattcaaatgtttactattataattttgataaaGATAGTTCTTATAAATCACATGACTTTTATAATGACCCAAGTAAAATGAATTGGTTAAAGGAAACTTCCCTTTTTTcatctttaaaaaattttttgagTTTTAAGAAAAAGCGCAAAACGGAAACAACACCGACAACAACGCAAAATAAAATTGGCACCTTATTCTTGTAA
- a CDS encoding ferredoxin encodes MNIVILLLILTFSIKHSNTYKLKNTYIPINYMYHNNKNILRSQKSKLFLNFLSNNQLANSNKQTCFFKSNIKSSISNIDNYDYIRKRYINTSNKNKLFYNITLRTNDGEKKIECNEDEYILDASERQNVELPYSCRGGSCSTCAAKLVEGEVDNDDQSYLDEEQIKKKYILLCTCYPKSDCVIETHKEDELHDM; translated from the coding sequence ATGAATATTGTAATACTATTGTTAATACTAACATTTAGCATAAAACATAgcaatacatataaattaaaaaatacgTATATACccataaattatatgtatcataataataaaaatatattaagaagCCAAAAGAGTAAATTATTTTTGAATTTCCTAAGTAATAATCAGCTAGCTAATTCTAATAAACAAACATGTTTTTTTAAGAGCAATATAAAAAGTAGTATATCAAATATCgataattatgattatataagaaAACGTTATATCAATACatctaataaaaataaattattttataatataacattaaGAACAAATgatggagaaaaaaaaatcgaATGTAATgaagatgaatatatattagatgCTAGTGAAAGACAGAATGTTGAATTACCATATAGTTGTAGGGGAGGTAGTTGTTCTACATGCGCAGCAAAATTAGTCGAAGGAGAAGTAGATAATGATGATCAAAGTTATTTAGATGAAGAgcaaataaagaaaaaatatattcttttgtgTACATGTTATCCTAAATCGGATTGTGTGATTGAAACGCACAAGGAAGACGAACTACACGACATGTAA
- a CDS encoding zinc finger protein, putative has product MANTWRCDGCLVVNSDDTMECVCCMQKRSLINDEKNGDVNLNGNTNNEGLLINVDTNKKKEDETVSENKMSGDKENNISCFNNKLENEHIARIDVIGGGGFIPSIKINNNTNNKSRSIFLNNVSNSNETETTTMTNVDNNITYNSKKNKFTDKEQKESKHSLDSSNKNVSVKSKKKKKYEKNHKGISKRVQPTRNCTKKKINYKT; this is encoded by the coding sequence ATGGCTAATACATGGAGATGTGATGGATGCTTAGTCGTAAATTCAGACGATACAATGGAATGTGTTTGTTGCATGCAGAAAAGAAGTTTaattaatgatgaaaaaaatggtGATGTGAATTTGAATGGAAATACTAATAATGAAGGGTTGTTAATAAATGTAGatactaataaaaaaaaagaagatgagACTGTTTCAGAAAACAAAATGAGTGGAgataaggaaaataatatttcatgttttaataataaattagaaaATGAACACATTGCAAGAATTGATGTTATAGGAGGAGGTGGATTTATTCCTTCaattaaaataaacaataatacaaataataaatctagaagtatttttttaaataatgtttCAAATAGTAATGAAACGGAAACAACTACCATGACTaatgttgataataatataacttataattcaaaaaaaaataaatttactgataaagaacaaaaagaaaGTAAACATAGTTTAGATTCatctaataaaaatgttagtgttaaatctaaaaaaaaaaaaaagtatgaaaaaaatcataAAGGTATATCCAAAAGGGTACAACCAACCAGAAattgtacaaaaaaaaaaattaattacaaaacatga